The genomic interval CTACATTaggaattttgtatattacTATCTTAATTAGAATAAAGGTTCAAACTTTGGAGGTAGTTTGGGAATGCGGCAACAAGGATTGTATTTTGAATTGTAAGATTATTAAGCTAATATGCTGTAATAAGTTTTCTCAACATTGTGCCTATAACTTTTGTGAGTGATTTGTATGAAGATGGAAATGCGAATGCTCCCAGTTGTGAGTAACCTTGTTTAGAGGTAGAGTCGTAAGAGGAGGGTTTTTTTTAGCTAGAGAAAGTTCAccctaaaatttatgaaaagtgATGGAATATAAATATCCCTTGTTGCATTTCTAAATGTGGCTGTTGTGTGAAAGAACTTGAGGCCGTTGGGTGATGAAGAATCCTTTTAGGCAATTGAGAGcgtatttcttttgtttcattttcttttttcttcgtTGCTTAATGAGTAGAACACCTGAGCTCTCCACTTGAGCAAGACACCATTTTTCTGTGTGTCCTAGtgtattattttacattttagttaatattgtAGACTCTGTCCACTAATAATGTGTTAAGCCTTATGCTTCTATAATATTTAGGTTGGTTCTGTATTTGTGCAATTTTTGTAGGTTGGTTTTTCTCCTATCTGGTTATTTCATGCAGTCGTAGCAAGAGGAAGATTCTCTTACCTGCCCCTTCTATGCCTCATGGCCGACATGTATGATGAATATACTGAACTGCTCTGATATCTCCCTTGATATTTTCCTCCAACTTCACTGATCCCTCTTTATTATTACTTGAACACTTTACGGACAGTGGGCGCCTTTTCATGCCATTGTGGCGGCTCCGTTGCTTATTGCTTTCGAACTTCTCCTCTGTGTACATCTTGAGAAAAGATATGGTAAGCTTTTTTGTTGCTTATACAATGTCAGCTAAAATCTTCAGTTTTACTCAGATACTATCTCAATGCTCTTTAGGAAAGTTCACAAGTTTATTATGAACTCATCCTGTTTCTATAATGTGATAAATAACAGCTGTAAATTTGAAGATTGTGTTTCTGCCTCTGCTAGCTCTAGAGGCTGCAATTTTGGTTGATAACATTAGGTAATACTTCCAATCCTAGTATAGATGGTggtgttttaaatttttttattcggTCCTTGCCTTTTTGTTCAAAGAGTGTATATTGAGTCCTTATTGTGTGTTCTGCTGCTCAGGATGTGTAGGGCCCTTATGCCTGCAGATGATGATGTTGATAGTATGAGTGATGAAGCTGTTTGGGAGACTCTCCCAGTAAGTTATTAGTAAAACATCTGTTAGAATATGCTTTTGAATCGACATTGTCTGTGCTTTTTGACTAGCATGAAAAAACATTCTGCAATGGAGGGTacatgttctttttttttctctgggAAAGGTGggtagagaaaaaatattgaattgcTAAAGGAATACATTTACACATCATGCTGTTCAAAGTTATCCCTTTGGAGGATTTAAGGAATAGACTAAAGcaattctactccctccgtcctaaatGTTGTCCATGTTTGATTCAGCACGGGTTtcaagaaatgtgaagaaaaatgtgtggaaaaagttagtggaatgtaggccccacatttatatattagttttataatagaatgtgagtgtaatgagttggtggaaagtAGGatccatttaccaaaaatggaaaaaagcaaagtggacaatatttcatggacggaccgaaatggcaaaactggacaacatttcacggacggagggatATTAATTTGCCAAGAagagtatttgattttgattgtggATCTGATACTAATTTCCACTATTATCTATGGCTAGTTACACTGAAGTATATTTATAACGGTTTAAATCTGTTTTTTTGTCTTAAGCACTTTTGGATTTCCATCTCAATGGTCTTCTTCATTGCTGCGACAACATTTACACTTCTGAAACTATGTGGTAAGTTCAGCTCACTCACCACTAAGAAATCTCATTGATTATGTTCTGTAATAAGATATCCATTTTAGGAACAATTAAGGCATCTCCTTATGTTGCAGAAAATGGTAGAGAAAATATGATTGAAATAAAAGACAACTCCTTCTAAAGAAGGCCCTCTTTCCTTCACAAAAAGCCC from Salvia hispanica cultivar TCC Black 2014 unplaced genomic scaffold, UniMelb_Shisp_WGS_1.0 HiC_scaffold_391, whole genome shotgun sequence carries:
- the LOC125199134 gene encoding uncharacterized protein LOC125199134, coding for MMNWTRVFKSFQVAIAHGLLFSFSVILSLKLDHAVNYSWCFLNIVPITFVSDLYEDGNANAPSCWFFSYLVISCSRSKRKILLPAPSMPHGRHWAPFHAIVAAPLLIAFELLLCVHLEKRYAVNLKIVFLPLLALEAAILVDNIRMCRALMPADDDVDSMSDEAVWETLPHFWISISMVFFIAATTFTLLKLCGNVVGLGWWDLFINYGVAECFAFLICTKWYNP